CGTAATAATTACAATGCGGAGTATCATCCGGAGGCGGCTCCTAAATAAATTGCATAAGAAATACTTAATATGGGGGGAGTCAACATTAAGGCGACAGTTGTATTCATAAATGGTGAAGTTATTACTTCGAATCGCGACAACCAAATTCAAGAAGCCGTGGCTATCAACGGAAATAAAATTGTTGCAGTTGGATCAGGTAAAGAGCTCGCATCATTTATTGATGCTGAAACAAAGGTTATTGACTTAGAAGGAAAATCCTTGCTACCGGGTTTTATAGACGCCCATTTGCATTTGACAATATACGGAACGAATCTACTCGGTGTTAGTTGTGTAGAGCCGCATATAAAATCACTTGAGGATATATTCAAAGATATAAAAATGAAAGTATCGAATACCAAGAGTGGTGAATGGGTAAGGGCTTGGGGGTTCGATGAAAATAATGTAGTCGAAAAGCGATTTCCAACAAAAGAAGAGCTTGACTTAATTTCCACGGATCATCCAATCGTAATTATCCGAACCTGTAATCATACATCGATTGCCAATAGTAAAGCATTGGAACTGGCAGGATATACGGAGCAGGCGGAAAGTCCAAAGGGCGGAATCGTTGAGAAAGACTATTCAGGTGAATTAACGGGAAAACTTGTTGAAAATGCTCATATGGAACTCTTCAATGTAGCTTCTTATAATGATCAAGAATTGAAGAAGGCGATGAAGCTAGCTTCAAACACCTTTATTGAAGCAGGTATTACAAGTGTTCATGACGCTGGTGGGTACGGTTCAGGTCCCGATATACTCCGAGTAATGCAACAAAATGTTGCATCAGGGGATGTTAAGATTCGAATTTATGCGATGATAGGTTCCTTAACAAATTCCAAGTCTTTTATTAGGACTATGATTGATGCAGGTATTGTCACAGGACTTGGTGACGAAAAGTTTAAAATTGGTCCTGCCAAAATTTTTACGGATGGGAGTAGTACAGGCCCAACAATTGCTACCCGCACACCATACGATAGCGACCCGGCGGATACTGGAATTCTATATTATAATCAGGAAGAAATTAATGGGATCTTAGGTGAGGCTCATGAAAAAGGATTTCAAATAACCGCGCATGCTCAAGGTGACCGTGCAATTGAAATGCTTCTTAATTGTATTGAAGATGCTTTGCAAAAGCATCCACGTGTCAATCACCGACATCGGATTGAGCATGCAGGTATTGCTCCTCCGGACTTACTAAAGAGAATGAAAGAATTAGATGTAGTAATCGTTCCAAATCCAGTATTCATGTATGTGAATGGTGATTCGTATATTAAAAATTACGGAAGCCGCGTCGAGATGATGTATCCGGCGAGAGACTATATTGATGAATCGATACCGGCGGCCTTTGCATCAGATTCTCCCGTGACCTTTTGCAATCCATTATTAGGGATACATGCTTCAGTTAATCGGAAAAGTAGAACCGGCATCGATGTTGGAAGTAATCAGCGAATTGAGGTTTTGGAAGCGATAAAAGCATATACGTTAAATGGGGCATATGCTAGTTTTGATGAAAATGTAAAAGGAAGCATAGAAGTAGGGAAATTAGCGGATATTGTCGTTTTGAGTGATAGTATCTTAAATAGTGACAAAGATAAAATTAAAAATCTACAAGTCGAAATGACAATGATAGATGGCGAGATTTTATTCGAGAAAGTTAGTTCTAACATTATTTAAATAACAGCCGCCATTGTTTCTTATCAAGCAATGGCGGCTTTTCAAATCTACCGAGTTTCAGCGTTGGGCTGTTTATTTAGTTCACAAGGTATTATTATAATTCGAACTTTTTCCCAATAGCTCATACGCCTTTATTGCCACTTCAAAAGCCAACCGATTCGAAGGTTCCATAAAGTCTTTACCCAATAGCGTTTCTAACCTTTCAAGTCGATGGTACAGTGTTTGCCTTACAATAAATAAGCGATCCGAGGTTTCTTTTTTCGATCCGCTACATTTAAGATAAACGCTGAGAGTTTCGAAGAGGTTACCGTCTGTCTCTCGGTCGTAATCAAGCACGGGCGACAAGTATTCATTCACGTATTTTTCAAGATAGTTACTTTCCTTTAAAAATAGTAGGAGTCTATATATTCCTAGATTTTCGTAAAAGTTCGTTTTAGTGACTTGAAATAGATGTAATTCTAGCACTTTACAAGCTTCTTCGTATCCTGTCCGGGCGTCAGTAATATCATGGTATACTGCGCTCACGCCAAAGGTACATTTACTTCCCTCGATAAAGTTGTTTTCTTCCATGCCAGTAATGTTTGTTATGATTTGTGAGAATCTATCGGTCTCATTTTTCAAATGATCGGCAGCGATAAAAGAAGCAATAACCGCAATTTCGTTTTTTCTCGTTGAAACCGCAGGAAAAAAGCCGTTTCTTTTAAAAAGAGAGCGAATCATCATTGACCTTTGAAGCTTTATTTCCTCCCAGTCCTCTTCGCTAAGATTTGTTTCCAGAAAATCTAAATGAATGATAAATACTCTGAAATGCATATTGCGACTTGGGGTGGGTAAGTAGGAATGTATGTCCTCCTGTTCATATTCACGACCGCTCAATAAATTGCGGACGAGCACATCCTCCATATTTTGTTTACGTTCTTCAATTGTACGGTTCCGCAATAAGATTTGTGCGATTGCAAGGGCAGCACGATCCAGCAGTAAAAATAAAAAATCCTTAGCCATTGGCTGTTTTATTTGCAAACATAAATACCCCCAAGTCTGCCCCAAACCGCGAACAGGCATGAGTGCAAATTTGCGATCACCTAATTTAATGATTCCTTGTTCTGTATGAGTCATTGACGACATTTCAATCGTGTCACGAATGGAAACTTCTATGTCCTTACATTCAGATGGATAATAATAAGGTTTCATATTATCACTTATGAAAAAGGTGTTTTGTTGGAAGAGTTCGTGTAATTCTTGAAGGATTTTCAAAATCCCGTTATGTGTAAGCGATAATGAAATGAATTTTCTTGATAGTGTATCGAGTTGAGAAAGCATTTGATGGTGTTGGTTAATGATGAATGTATGAAGGTCTTGGGTAATGTCGACAAACTTCACGATTTCCTCGAACAAGATGATCGGAAAATCGAACTCATCGGCTAATGCTATTATTTCTGCCGGTACCTCCTTGAAACTTGATCCAATCTCTATACAAATTCCTGCGACATCTTTTTCTATTAGTCTCTTTATATATTTTGTCTGAGAAGCGAGGTCGAGTTGTAAACCAACCCCAGTCGTTAGGATTAATTCTCCGCCGTTTATAAGCGACTCGAATTCTTTTGTTTCAAGTATGTGAGACCATTTAACTTGTCTATCCAAACCTTTAGCACCCGCAATCACTTTTGCGCATTTGAATGTTTCACGGGCAAGGACGCCCCTAACAGTTAGTTTTAATTCATTCACAGCAGCTATTCCCTCCAAAACGTTAAAATAATAAACAAATGATTTTACATTATGTAAAATGACAATTATCCGAATTATTCGTAAGATATAATATGAAGTGTATCGAAAATTGCAAGAACTAGCAAGAAAAGTAGAATAGGAGGAATAGAAATGAGTGTTACGGCAATAGAAAAGAAAACGCTTTCAAATTTCATCAATGGACAAT
This genomic window from Sporosarcina sp. Marseille-Q4063 contains:
- a CDS encoding PucR family transcriptional regulator, yielding MNELKLTVRGVLARETFKCAKVIAGAKGLDRQVKWSHILETKEFESLINGGELILTTGVGLQLDLASQTKYIKRLIEKDVAGICIEIGSSFKEVPAEIIALADEFDFPIILFEEIVKFVDITQDLHTFIINQHHQMLSQLDTLSRKFISLSLTHNGILKILQELHELFQQNTFFISDNMKPYYYPSECKDIEVSIRDTIEMSSMTHTEQGIIKLGDRKFALMPVRGLGQTWGYLCLQIKQPMAKDFLFLLLDRAALAIAQILLRNRTIEERKQNMEDVLVRNLLSGREYEQEDIHSYLPTPSRNMHFRVFIIHLDFLETNLSEEDWEEIKLQRSMMIRSLFKRNGFFPAVSTRKNEIAVIASFIAADHLKNETDRFSQIITNITGMEENNFIEGSKCTFGVSAVYHDITDARTGYEEACKVLELHLFQVTKTNFYENLGIYRLLLFLKESNYLEKYVNEYLSPVLDYDRETDGNLFETLSVYLKCSGSKKETSDRLFIVRQTLYHRLERLETLLGKDFMEPSNRLAFEVAIKAYELLGKSSNYNNTL
- a CDS encoding amidohydrolase — translated: MKATVVFINGEVITSNRDNQIQEAVAINGNKIVAVGSGKELASFIDAETKVIDLEGKSLLPGFIDAHLHLTIYGTNLLGVSCVEPHIKSLEDIFKDIKMKVSNTKSGEWVRAWGFDENNVVEKRFPTKEELDLISTDHPIVIIRTCNHTSIANSKALELAGYTEQAESPKGGIVEKDYSGELTGKLVENAHMELFNVASYNDQELKKAMKLASNTFIEAGITSVHDAGGYGSGPDILRVMQQNVASGDVKIRIYAMIGSLTNSKSFIRTMIDAGIVTGLGDEKFKIGPAKIFTDGSSTGPTIATRTPYDSDPADTGILYYNQEEINGILGEAHEKGFQITAHAQGDRAIEMLLNCIEDALQKHPRVNHRHRIEHAGIAPPDLLKRMKELDVVIVPNPVFMYVNGDSYIKNYGSRVEMMYPARDYIDESIPAAFASDSPVTFCNPLLGIHASVNRKSRTGIDVGSNQRIEVLEAIKAYTLNGAYASFDENVKGSIEVGKLADIVVLSDSILNSDKDKIKNLQVEMTMIDGEILFEKVSSNII